The Chryseolinea soli genome contains a region encoding:
- a CDS encoding arylesterase has product MLIILVMAFFTAPPPAKVILFYGDSLTAGNGLSVDDAFPALIQRKLTADGKAVKVINAGLSGETSAGGLARLDWVLRQPVDILVLELGANDGLRGLPLDQTEKNLQAIIDKMKAKNPAVKIIVAGMMVPPNMGPDYTTKFQKIFPDLAKKNKAALIPFLLQDVAGNEKLNNPDGIHPNVEGHKIVAKNVLKILEPLL; this is encoded by the coding sequence ATGTTGATTATTTTAGTGATGGCCTTCTTTACGGCCCCTCCGCCCGCCAAAGTAATTCTTTTTTATGGCGACAGCCTTACCGCTGGTAACGGATTGTCCGTCGACGACGCTTTCCCGGCCCTCATTCAAAGGAAACTAACCGCCGATGGCAAAGCCGTAAAAGTGATCAACGCCGGTCTCAGCGGCGAAACCTCCGCCGGTGGACTGGCCCGCCTGGATTGGGTGCTGCGTCAACCTGTCGACATCCTGGTGCTGGAACTTGGTGCAAACGATGGATTGCGTGGTCTGCCCCTGGACCAAACCGAAAAAAATCTGCAGGCCATCATCGACAAAATGAAGGCGAAAAATCCCGCCGTCAAGATCATCGTGGCCGGCATGATGGTGCCCCCCAACATGGGCCCCGACTACACCACCAAATTCCAGAAGATCTTCCCCGACCTGGCCAAGAAAAACAAGGCAGCGCTCATCCCCTTCCTGCTGCAGGATGTGGCGGGCAACGAAAAGCTCAACAACCCCGACGGCATCCACCCCAACGTGGAAGGCCACAAGATCGTCGCCAAAAACGTACTCAAAATATTGGAACCGCTGCTGTAG
- a CDS encoding ABC transporter ATP-binding protein, with product MSTILQAEHLTKTYRSADKQLTVLDDVSFSVNQGNSLAIIGPSGSGKTTLLGLCAGLDTPSSGAISVMGFKLNAMSEDDRAYLRNQYVGFVFQNFQLLSTLTALENVMVPLELRGVRDVASKARELLGRVGLADRSHHYPSQLSGGEQQRVAIARAFITDPKILFADEPTGNLDEENAHSVTELLFGMNKENATTLVLVTHNLELAQRTQRILRMRGGKLVEEIHQMETV from the coding sequence ATGTCAACCATTCTTCAGGCAGAGCATTTAACAAAAACATACCGGTCGGCCGACAAGCAACTGACGGTGCTGGACGATGTGTCGTTTTCGGTGAACCAGGGAAATTCACTGGCCATTATCGGTCCCTCGGGGAGCGGCAAAACCACGTTGCTGGGATTGTGCGCAGGGCTGGACACACCTTCGTCGGGCGCGATTTCGGTGATGGGTTTCAAACTCAACGCCATGAGCGAGGACGACCGGGCCTATTTGAGGAACCAGTATGTGGGCTTTGTCTTCCAGAATTTTCAATTGCTGTCCACCCTGACGGCCCTGGAGAACGTGATGGTGCCGCTGGAACTCCGCGGCGTACGCGACGTGGCCTCCAAGGCCCGGGAGTTGTTGGGCAGGGTTGGGTTGGCCGACCGCTCGCATCACTATCCCTCGCAGCTTTCGGGTGGCGAGCAACAACGCGTGGCGATTGCCCGGGCATTTATTACCGACCCCAAGATTTTGTTTGCCGACGAGCCCACCGGCAACCTGGATGAAGAGAACGCCCATTCGGTGACGGAACTATTATTTGGCATGAACAAAGAGAACGCCACAACCTTGGTGCTGGTGACCCACAACCTCGAACTTGCCCAACGCACGCAGCGCATCTTGCGCATGCGGGGTGGAAAGTTGGTGGAGGAGATCCACCAAATGGAAACCGTCTGA
- a CDS encoding alpha/beta hydrolase codes for MKPYLLILFMSMTLYAFGQKTISLYEGQIPNSKPSADKEKTSIHDGITVVDQISKPTLSIYLPSEKSATGAAVIIYPGGGYWVNAIAHEGVDVAKKLNNMGIAAFVLKYRIPSDETMENREIGPLQDAQQAILTVRQRAQEWKIDPKRIGIMGFSAGGHLASTAGTHYTSPVIDNPTKTSLRPDFMILVYPVISFQDSICHKGSREQLIGKTPSQEKINWYSNELQVTPDTPPTFLVHASDDDVVKPENSIVFYEHLIRHKVPAELHVYQNGGHGFGLVNKTTDDVWLDRCKAWLSANGWLKQVSAK; via the coding sequence ATGAAGCCTTACTTGTTAATTCTTTTTATGTCTATGACCCTTTATGCTTTCGGCCAGAAAACCATTTCCTTATACGAGGGCCAGATCCCCAACAGCAAACCCAGTGCAGACAAAGAAAAAACCTCGATCCATGACGGGATCACCGTGGTCGATCAGATATCCAAACCCACCCTCAGCATTTATCTGCCCAGTGAAAAATCCGCGACAGGTGCGGCCGTTATTATTTATCCAGGCGGCGGATACTGGGTCAACGCGATAGCCCATGAAGGCGTGGACGTAGCAAAGAAGTTGAATAACATGGGCATTGCTGCCTTCGTCCTTAAGTACAGAATCCCAAGCGATGAAACGATGGAGAATCGCGAAATCGGCCCACTGCAGGATGCACAGCAAGCCATCCTCACGGTTCGGCAGCGTGCACAGGAATGGAAGATCGACCCAAAGCGAATCGGCATCATGGGCTTTTCCGCCGGAGGTCACCTGGCGTCAACGGCAGGTACACACTATACGAGCCCTGTCATTGACAATCCAACCAAAACCAGCTTGCGGCCGGATTTTATGATCTTGGTTTACCCCGTGATCAGCTTCCAGGACAGCATTTGTCACAAGGGATCGCGGGAGCAGCTTATTGGAAAGACGCCTTCCCAGGAAAAAATCAATTGGTATTCCAACGAGTTGCAAGTGACCCCTGACACACCACCCACGTTCCTTGTTCACGCTAGTGACGATGACGTGGTGAAGCCGGAGAACAGCATTGTTTTCTATGAGCACCTTATTCGCCACAAAGTACCGGCCGAATTGCACGTCTACCAAAATGGTGGCCACGGCTTTGGACTCGTCAATAAGACCACCGACGATGTGTGGCTTGATCGCTGCAAAGCATGGCTGTCCGCCAACGGTTGGTTAAAGCAAGTATCTGCAAAATGA
- a CDS encoding (Fe-S)-binding protein → MKVAIFIPCYVDQFYPQVGIATLQLLEKLGVEVHYPEKQTCCGQPMANSGFEDLAANCNDLFVENFSGYDYIVSPSGSCTLHIKDHLHVEKHEAEAAHIRSRILELTEFLTDVLKIDKLPARFPHKVGLHQSCHGQRGLHTSQMSELVAPGFSKPQHLLRLVQGLELISLDRADECCGFGGTFCVGEEAVSVKMGKDRVADHLHHGAAYITGGDMSCLMHLEGILRRQHSTTKVIHIAEILNAG, encoded by the coding sequence ATGAAGGTCGCCATTTTTATACCGTGCTACGTGGACCAGTTCTATCCGCAGGTAGGCATTGCCACGCTGCAGTTACTCGAAAAACTCGGCGTAGAAGTTCACTATCCTGAAAAACAAACCTGCTGCGGCCAGCCCATGGCCAATTCGGGTTTCGAAGATCTCGCCGCAAACTGTAACGATCTGTTTGTTGAAAATTTCTCCGGCTACGATTATATCGTCTCCCCTTCGGGCAGCTGCACCCTCCACATTAAAGATCATCTCCACGTCGAAAAACACGAAGCGGAAGCCGCGCACATCCGCAGCCGCATCCTGGAGCTCACAGAGTTTTTGACCGACGTGCTGAAGATCGACAAATTGCCCGCCCGCTTCCCACACAAAGTTGGCCTCCACCAAAGTTGTCATGGACAGCGCGGCCTGCACACTTCGCAAATGTCGGAGCTCGTCGCGCCGGGATTTTCCAAGCCACAGCACCTGCTTCGTCTCGTGCAAGGACTGGAACTCATTTCCCTCGACCGCGCCGACGAATGTTGTGGTTTCGGAGGAACGTTCTGTGTGGGCGAAGAAGCGGTGTCGGTAAAAATGGGAAAAGACCGCGTGGCCGACCACCTGCATCATGGCGCAGCCTACATCACCGGCGGCGACATGTCGTGCCTCATGCACCTGGAAGGCATCTTGCGCCGTCAACACAGCACCACCAAAGTGATACACATCGCCGAAATATTAAACGCCGGATAA
- a CDS encoding ABC-F family ATP-binding cassette domain-containing protein, protein MNYLSAEQIAKTYNDRWLFKEVTLGISQGEKLALVGNNGVGKSTLLKILTGEVQTDAGKVGIRDGIRLGFLTQQPSVDGNLTVKDVLFSDDNEVAKVVKEYEDCLHHPDTSGDRMQAVLERMEELNAWDYENKVHEIIEKLGVPDIDKKFGELSGGQKKRIFLAQLLLLEPDLIIMDEPTNHLDLTAIEWLENYLSGQNITLIMVTHDRYFLDNVATEIIELDRGQLFRYKGKYAYFLEKKAEREEILKVEVTKARNLLKKELEWMRRQPRARGTKAKYRVDAYYELEKKASQDLKKDRLELDMKEARQGGKILEVEHISKKYGMLPIVNDFSYVFKKNDRIGVVGKNGIGKSTFLDMLVGKAKPDTGEVMPGLTTKFGYFTQESIALNPANRLIEEVKEIAEFITLADGSQVSASKFLDIFLFPPEKQYNYISKLSGGEKKRLQLLKLLVTNPNFLILDEPTNDFDIDTLNVLEDFLEKFSGCLLLVSHDRYFMDHLVDQLFVFEGDGNIRLFNGNYSDYRDWLDDQQAAPEMKPAKVAAPAEPVSAPVKKKLSYKEKQEFDALQQEITALEKRKAELDGHLNAGSNDHQQLIMWGEELQKTIDNLEAKTLRWLELSELME, encoded by the coding sequence TTGAACTACCTGTCTGCCGAGCAAATTGCCAAAACGTATAATGACCGTTGGTTATTTAAAGAAGTGACTTTGGGCATATCCCAGGGCGAAAAGCTGGCCCTGGTGGGGAATAACGGCGTTGGGAAATCCACTTTGTTGAAAATTCTGACCGGAGAGGTACAAACCGATGCCGGAAAAGTCGGCATTCGGGATGGCATACGCCTAGGGTTTCTCACCCAACAGCCCTCAGTTGACGGAAATCTTACCGTAAAAGACGTTCTCTTTAGCGACGACAACGAAGTTGCCAAGGTTGTAAAAGAATATGAAGATTGTCTTCACCACCCCGACACGTCAGGCGATCGCATGCAGGCCGTGTTGGAGCGAATGGAGGAGTTGAACGCTTGGGACTATGAAAACAAGGTCCACGAGATCATCGAGAAGTTGGGAGTGCCCGACATCGATAAAAAGTTTGGCGAACTTTCCGGTGGACAAAAGAAAAGAATATTTCTCGCCCAACTCCTGTTGCTGGAGCCTGACCTTATCATCATGGACGAGCCCACCAACCACCTTGACCTGACGGCCATTGAATGGTTGGAGAACTATTTGTCGGGTCAAAATATCACCCTCATCATGGTGACCCACGACCGCTACTTCCTCGACAACGTGGCCACGGAGATCATCGAACTGGACCGTGGACAACTTTTCCGCTATAAAGGCAAATACGCTTACTTCCTAGAGAAAAAAGCAGAACGCGAGGAGATCCTGAAAGTGGAGGTGACTAAAGCGCGAAACCTGTTGAAGAAAGAGTTGGAATGGATGCGCCGTCAACCGCGTGCCCGGGGTACGAAAGCAAAGTATCGCGTGGATGCGTATTATGAACTGGAGAAAAAAGCATCTCAAGACCTGAAGAAAGACAGGCTGGAGCTCGACATGAAGGAAGCCCGTCAGGGTGGAAAAATTCTCGAGGTAGAGCATATCTCTAAAAAATATGGCATGTTGCCGATCGTGAACGATTTCTCATATGTGTTCAAAAAGAACGATCGCATTGGTGTTGTGGGCAAGAATGGGATCGGCAAGTCGACATTTCTCGACATGCTCGTTGGCAAAGCGAAACCGGACACCGGCGAAGTAATGCCTGGTCTTACTACGAAATTTGGATATTTCACGCAGGAATCTATCGCACTCAATCCAGCCAATCGCTTGATCGAAGAGGTGAAAGAGATCGCGGAGTTCATTACGCTAGCCGATGGCTCGCAAGTGTCGGCCTCTAAATTCCTCGACATATTTTTGTTTCCTCCGGAAAAGCAATACAACTACATCAGCAAACTGAGCGGGGGAGAGAAGAAGCGGTTGCAATTGTTGAAATTGTTGGTGACCAATCCCAACTTCCTCATCCTCGATGAACCCACGAACGATTTTGACATCGACACCCTCAACGTGTTGGAAGATTTCCTAGAGAAATTTTCGGGATGCCTCTTGCTGGTGAGCCACGACCGTTATTTTATGGATCATCTCGTTGACCAGCTTTTTGTTTTTGAAGGCGACGGAAACATCCGCCTCTTCAATGGCAACTATTCCGACTATCGCGACTGGCTCGATGATCAACAGGCCGCCCCAGAAATGAAACCTGCAAAAGTCGCAGCGCCTGCGGAGCCCGTTTCTGCTCCGGTAAAAAAGAAACTCAGCTACAAGGAAAAGCAAGAGTTTGATGCCCTTCAGCAGGAGATCACCGCGTTGGAAAAAAGAAAAGCCGAATTGGACGGTCATCTCAACGCAGGCAGCAACGATCATCAGCAATTGATCATGTGGGGCGAGGAACTTCAAAAGACCATCGACAACCTGGAAGCTAAGACGCTGCGGTGGCTTGAGCTTTCTGAGCTGATGGAATAA
- a CDS encoding amino acid permease codes for MIRKSIEALQREAAETGTQTLKRSLGAINLIAIGIGVIIGAGLFSLTGIAAANHAGPAVTLSFIIAAIGCAFSALCYAEFASMVPVAGSAYTYAYATLGEFFAWIIGWDLVLEYSVGAATVAISWSQYLVRFLSKYNIYLPAQLLHSPFETVTLPDGSVVTGWINIPAVLIVVFITALIIRGTKGSALYNIIVVSLKIGVVIVFIALGWNYINPNNFVPYIPANTGTFGEFGVSGIFRGAGVVFFVFIGFDIVATMAQEAKNPQRNMPIGIIGSLIICTLLFGVFSFVMTGLAHYTEFKDSAAPVAIAIEKTPYGWMAQAIILAIIIGYTSVILVDLLGQSRVFFSMSRDGLLPNLFSHVHPKFQTPYKGNMLLGLFISLFAGFVPIRVVGEMTSIGTLLAFIMVCLGVIILRYRQPDLPRAFRTPWVPVVPILGIITCVAMMISLPRDTWIRLVVWLLIGLAIYFLYGKKNSKIRNAQP; via the coding sequence ATGATCCGGAAATCCATAGAAGCCCTCCAGCGTGAAGCCGCCGAAACGGGTACACAAACCCTGAAAAGAAGTCTGGGGGCCATCAACCTCATCGCCATTGGGATTGGGGTGATCATAGGTGCTGGTCTTTTCTCCCTCACGGGCATTGCCGCTGCCAATCACGCCGGACCTGCCGTTACGCTATCATTCATCATTGCCGCTATAGGTTGCGCTTTCAGCGCCTTGTGTTACGCGGAGTTTGCGTCTATGGTGCCCGTGGCAGGAAGCGCCTACACCTATGCGTATGCGACGCTCGGAGAATTTTTCGCATGGATCATCGGCTGGGACCTTGTATTGGAATATTCCGTGGGTGCCGCGACCGTGGCCATCAGTTGGTCGCAATACCTGGTTCGGTTTCTAAGCAAATACAACATCTATCTACCCGCGCAACTGCTCCATTCTCCCTTCGAAACGGTGACCCTTCCGGACGGGAGTGTCGTTACAGGGTGGATCAATATTCCCGCCGTGCTCATCGTCGTCTTCATCACGGCGCTTATTATCCGGGGTACAAAAGGATCGGCTTTATATAACATCATCGTCGTTTCCCTGAAGATCGGCGTGGTGATCGTTTTTATCGCTCTGGGTTGGAACTACATCAACCCCAACAATTTTGTTCCTTACATTCCGGCAAACACCGGCACGTTCGGCGAATTTGGGGTGAGCGGCATCTTCCGGGGCGCCGGCGTCGTGTTCTTTGTTTTTATCGGTTTCGACATTGTGGCCACCATGGCGCAAGAAGCAAAAAATCCGCAACGTAACATGCCCATCGGCATCATCGGCTCGCTGATCATCTGCACTTTGCTCTTTGGTGTATTCAGCTTTGTGATGACGGGACTCGCACACTACACCGAGTTTAAAGACAGCGCAGCGCCTGTCGCCATCGCTATCGAAAAAACGCCGTACGGGTGGATGGCACAGGCCATCATCCTGGCCATCATCATTGGGTATACTTCCGTGATCCTTGTCGACCTCCTGGGGCAGTCGCGTGTGTTCTTTTCCATGAGCCGCGATGGTCTTTTGCCCAACCTTTTTTCGCATGTTCATCCTAAATTTCAAACGCCCTATAAGGGCAACATGCTTCTTGGACTTTTCATTAGTCTGTTTGCTGGCTTCGTTCCCATCCGTGTCGTGGGTGAAATGACGAGCATTGGAACGTTGCTGGCGTTCATCATGGTATGTTTGGGGGTGATCATCCTGCGATACCGACAGCCGGACCTGCCCCGCGCGTTCCGCACCCCTTGGGTTCCTGTTGTGCCGATATTGGGCATCATTACATGTGTGGCCATGATGATATCCCTTCCCCGTGACACCTGGATCAGGCTGGTCGTTTGGCTGTTGATCGGGTTGGCTATTTATTTTTTATACGGCAAGAAGAATAGTAAGATCAGGAACGCCCAACCGTAA
- a CDS encoding FG-GAP repeat domain-containing protein: MKACATTFTFILCVLQAEAQPGPYTYPAAALKFTKVQIASESFESAEVFDVNGDAHPDIVSGSYWYKGPDFKFKYFIGDVRREGEYYDDFSTIPYDVNEDGKIDFITGGWWGNNIRWRENPGNEGPWPEHVIATTGNVETTRAWDVDGDGKLEIVPNTPGKPLFYYQKESGQPAFTAHKVIDQHGHGLGFGDVNGDGHGDFIVSTGWVEAPATSAGSWTFHAEFDIGQGSVPIIVTDVNKDGLTDFIVGHAHDYGLVWYEQKMEKRARRWIRHTIDLLHSQFHAMLWTDLDNDGRSELITGKRYRAHNEKDPGSFDDIGLYYFTWNGESFTKQVVSYGPLGQGKGTGIYFAVADVDGNAWKDIVVAGKDGLFVFYNHGWE; this comes from the coding sequence ATGAAAGCCTGCGCCACGACGTTCACTTTTATTCTTTGTGTTCTCCAAGCCGAAGCACAACCTGGTCCTTATACATATCCTGCTGCTGCGTTGAAGTTCACTAAAGTTCAGATCGCATCAGAGAGCTTTGAATCCGCGGAGGTATTCGATGTAAACGGAGATGCACACCCCGACATCGTCTCCGGAAGCTATTGGTACAAGGGGCCCGACTTTAAATTCAAATATTTTATTGGTGACGTTCGCCGGGAGGGAGAATACTACGACGACTTCTCCACCATTCCATACGACGTGAACGAGGACGGAAAAATAGATTTCATCACCGGCGGATGGTGGGGTAATAACATCCGTTGGCGGGAAAATCCGGGGAACGAGGGTCCCTGGCCTGAACACGTCATCGCCACAACGGGTAACGTGGAGACCACGCGCGCATGGGACGTAGATGGCGATGGCAAACTGGAGATTGTTCCCAACACACCCGGTAAGCCCCTGTTCTACTATCAGAAGGAAAGCGGACAACCTGCTTTCACGGCTCACAAAGTGATAGACCAACACGGTCATGGCCTCGGCTTTGGCGATGTGAATGGCGACGGGCACGGCGATTTTATTGTCAGCACCGGTTGGGTTGAAGCGCCGGCCACATCAGCGGGTAGCTGGACGTTTCATGCCGAGTTTGACATCGGCCAGGGCAGTGTGCCCATCATCGTCACCGACGTGAACAAAGATGGACTAACCGATTTTATTGTTGGCCACGCCCACGACTACGGGCTGGTTTGGTACGAACAGAAAATGGAGAAACGAGCCCGCCGATGGATCCGACACACCATTGATCTCCTGCACTCACAATTTCACGCGATGCTTTGGACAGACCTTGACAACGATGGCCGCAGCGAACTTATTACAGGTAAACGCTATCGCGCGCATAACGAAAAAGATCCCGGCTCTTTCGATGATATCGGATTGTACTACTTTACCTGGAATGGAGAAAGTTTCACCAAGCAAGTCGTCTCATACGGCCCATTGGGACAAGGAAAGGGAACCGGAATTTATTTTGCAGTGGCCGATGTGGATGGAAATGCCTGGAAAGATATTGTAGTGGCTGGTAAAGACGGGCTGTTTGTGTTTTACAATCATGGATGGGAATAA
- a CDS encoding ABC transporter permease: protein MIEYIIKLKRETRSIFKDRWVWRMAWRDARHNFSRLMLFAASLVTGIAAVVALDSFNHTLQSDIDRNAKELVGADLVVNGDKKFDSKIIAAFDSTKLEQANEADMASMVLFLNNGQSRLIRLVALSGPFPFYGQIKTKPANIYEKMKEGNFAMMDETLASQYEVSSGDSIRIGQSTLEVAGVVTEIPGGGGIMASFTPSVYISMKALDSTKLVQYGSRVNYKRFFKTGSDAQTEAMIKQLDPVIKRAGYSYETVERRKEGLGRGFLSIYRFFSLLAFVALVLGCIGVASSVHIYAREKREEVAVLRCVGSSGWQAFNIYFIQIFVLGILASIAGAAIGVGIQQVLPYFLKGFIPFEVGFSLSWSSLLMGLVIGTLVSVLFSILPLISVRFVPPLTVLRSGPETAGRFSKTRIVTLILIALFPMGFAAYQTKNVLTGLFFFLGLVLALACLALVAAGLLYAVRKFFPSRAGFIVRHSLSSLFRPNNQTRVLMVTIGLGAFIISILNIVEESMLGQVEFTGQENQSNTILFDIQPAQKEGVLKLMEDNKLKVNQVVPIITCRLNELKGKPTDILQTDTTDKIPNWALTREYRVTYRDSLTHSEELLKGELQHKKDGKDSVWVTISEGMEESLDVKLNDSLVFDVQGVLVKVRIAGIRKVDWPKDPPNFIFVFPKGVLENAPQIFVTATRIDEQQQANAFQQQLVTQYPNVSLIDLRLILSTVNGLFDKLGLVIRFLALFSIITGLIVLAGAVINSKFLRIRENVLLRTIGARTWQITKITLIEYAWLGLFSALTGMILSLGGGWLLTKFFFEITFAFDAAELGIIAFGVVVLTVLIGWFNSREVISTPPLQVLRKEG, encoded by the coding sequence ATGATCGAATATATTATCAAACTGAAACGCGAAACGCGTTCCATCTTTAAGGACCGCTGGGTTTGGCGGATGGCCTGGCGCGATGCCCGCCACAATTTTTCGCGGCTCATGCTCTTTGCTGCTTCATTAGTGACGGGTATCGCAGCCGTGGTGGCTTTGGATTCGTTCAACCACACCTTGCAAAGTGACATCGACCGCAATGCCAAAGAACTCGTCGGCGCCGACCTGGTTGTGAACGGCGACAAGAAATTTGACAGCAAGATCATCGCCGCGTTCGATTCTACAAAACTGGAACAAGCCAACGAAGCCGATATGGCGTCGATGGTTTTATTTTTGAACAACGGGCAGTCCCGGTTGATCCGGCTTGTGGCGTTGTCGGGACCCTTTCCTTTTTACGGTCAAATAAAAACCAAGCCGGCGAACATCTACGAGAAGATGAAGGAGGGTAACTTTGCCATGATGGACGAGACGCTGGCCAGTCAATATGAGGTGAGCTCGGGAGACTCGATCCGCATCGGTCAAAGTACATTGGAGGTAGCAGGCGTTGTAACGGAAATCCCCGGTGGAGGCGGCATCATGGCGTCGTTTACGCCGTCGGTGTATATCTCGATGAAGGCACTGGACTCTACCAAGCTGGTGCAATACGGCAGCCGTGTGAATTACAAACGCTTTTTCAAAACCGGCAGCGACGCACAGACGGAGGCCATGATAAAACAACTCGACCCCGTCATAAAACGGGCGGGCTATTCCTATGAGACTGTGGAGCGAAGAAAGGAGGGATTGGGCAGAGGTTTTCTTTCCATCTACCGTTTCTTTTCACTGCTGGCGTTTGTCGCGTTGGTGTTGGGCTGCATTGGGGTGGCCAGTTCGGTGCATATCTATGCGCGCGAGAAACGTGAGGAAGTGGCGGTGTTGCGTTGCGTGGGATCTTCGGGGTGGCAGGCATTCAATATTTATTTCATTCAGATCTTTGTGCTGGGCATTTTGGCCAGCATCGCCGGTGCGGCCATTGGGGTGGGTATTCAACAGGTGTTGCCGTATTTCCTAAAAGGATTTATTCCATTTGAGGTAGGCTTCTCGTTGTCGTGGTCTTCGTTGTTGATGGGGTTGGTCATTGGCACGTTGGTGTCGGTGTTGTTTTCGATCCTGCCGTTGATATCGGTGCGTTTTGTGCCACCCCTTACCGTGTTGCGTTCCGGACCGGAGACTGCGGGAAGATTTTCGAAGACACGCATTGTCACACTGATCCTCATCGCGCTCTTTCCCATGGGCTTTGCCGCCTATCAAACCAAAAACGTGTTGACTGGATTGTTCTTCTTTCTGGGACTTGTGTTGGCCTTGGCGTGTCTTGCCTTGGTGGCCGCCGGGTTGTTATATGCCGTGCGGAAATTTTTCCCTTCCCGCGCCGGGTTCATCGTGCGGCATTCTTTGTCGAGCTTATTCCGCCCCAACAACCAAACGCGCGTGCTGATGGTCACGATAGGGCTAGGCGCTTTTATCATTTCGATCCTTAATATTGTCGAGGAAAGTATGCTGGGGCAGGTGGAGTTTACGGGACAAGAAAATCAGTCAAACACCATTCTCTTTGATATACAACCCGCGCAAAAGGAAGGCGTGCTAAAATTGATGGAGGACAACAAGTTGAAAGTAAATCAAGTAGTTCCCATCATCACATGTCGCCTGAACGAATTGAAGGGCAAACCGACGGACATCCTGCAGACCGACACCACCGACAAAATCCCCAATTGGGCGCTGACGCGTGAATATCGTGTGACCTATCGCGATAGCCTGACCCATTCGGAAGAATTGCTGAAAGGAGAGCTGCAACACAAAAAAGATGGTAAAGACTCTGTTTGGGTAACCATTTCGGAAGGCATGGAAGAATCACTGGATGTGAAGTTGAACGATTCGCTGGTGTTCGACGTGCAGGGCGTGCTCGTGAAGGTGCGCATTGCCGGCATACGAAAAGTGGATTGGCCAAAAGATCCACCCAACTTCATTTTCGTGTTTCCCAAAGGCGTGTTGGAGAATGCGCCACAGATCTTTGTAACGGCGACGCGCATCGACGAACAACAGCAAGCTAACGCGTTTCAGCAGCAGTTGGTGACACAATATCCCAATGTTTCGTTGATCGATCTGCGGCTTATTCTGAGCACGGTGAATGGATTATTCGATAAGCTTGGGTTGGTCATTCGTTTCCTGGCATTGTTCAGCATCATCACCGGACTCATTGTGCTGGCCGGGGCCGTCATCAACAGCAAGTTTTTGCGCATCCGCGAAAATGTGTTGCTGCGCACCATTGGCGCGCGCACCTGGCAGATCACGAAGATCACCTTGATCGAATACGCCTGGCTCGGGTTGTTTTCTGCCCTGACGGGGATGATCTTGTCGTTGGGCGGCGGATGGCTGCTGACCAAATTCTTCTTCGAGATCACCTTTGCATTCGATGCCGCGGAGTTGGGGATCATTGCGTTTGGCGTGGTCGTGCTGACGGTGTTGATCGGGTGGTTCAATTCGCGGGAAGTGATCAGTACGCCTCCCTTGCAGGTCTTGCGGAAGGAAGGCTGA